From the genome of Lycorma delicatula isolate Av1 chromosome 11, ASM4794821v1, whole genome shotgun sequence, one region includes:
- the NitFhit gene encoding ntrilase and fragile histidine triad fusion protein NitFhit, translating to MIFYKSLTLLIVYGKRIPASSAHFSAFSQAVGNNSASRSVQHISVHDFKKSPPNNYFLTQRKMSKASTNSGTIAVCQLTATNNKSENFNICKNLIESATDAGAKVVFLPEACDYVAENRAEAIELSEPLTGDLVTNYRELAKQLEVWLSLGGIHERIDGGKVQNTHVIIDSNGDLVSVYRKLHLFDVDIPERNIRLKESDYVKEGKEIVKPVSSPVGEIGLGICYDVRFPEMSAVLRNIGAQILTYPSAFTFATGALHWEVLLRSRAIENQCYVVAAAQTGSHNHKRTSWGHAMVVDPLGTIIAQCTEGTGFALSNIDLKALENARKTMPVITHKRNDVYPEMLPIFKIDEVENSLAKMDVESNSSKTSYQFGQVLISQACIFYQTNFTMAFVNKRCVVPGHVLIAPLRPALRLRDLMPDELADLFLVVQKVEEVMEHVHGARSTTVAVQDGPDAGRTINHFHVHILPRKKGDFLQNDQIYYELQEHDKSEDKPWRDEEDMNSEAAMLKKYFDKNLLYNHTDKC from the exons atgattttttataaatcattaactttattaattgtgtatgGCAAAAGAATACCTGCATCATCTGCTCACTTTTCAGCCTTTAGTCAAGCAGTTGGCAATAACTCTGCAAGCAGATCTGTACAACATATTTCTGTTCATGATTTTAAAAAGTCTCCACCaaacaattactttttaactCAAAGGAAAATGAGTAAAGCTTCTACAAATTCAGGTACAATTGCAGTGTGCCAGTTAACTGCcacaaataataaaagtgagaattttaacatatgtaaaaatctaattgaatcGGCCACTGATGCAGGAGCAAAG gtaGTTTTTCTACCTGAAGCTTGTGATTATGTGGCAGAAAACAGAGCAGAAGCGATCGAGTTATCTGAACCCCTCACTGGTGATTTAGTTACTAATTACAGGGAATTAGCCAAACAATTGGAAGTATGGTTATCATTAGGTGGTATTCATGAAAGG ATAGATGGTGGTAAAGTTCAAAATACACATGTCATCATTGACAGCAATGGGGACCTAGTATCTGTCTATAGAAAATTGCATTTGTTTGATGTCGATATACCAGAGAGAAATATCAGATTAAAAGAATCTGATTATGTAAAAGAAGGAAAAGAGATTGTTAAACCAGTGTCTTCACCCGTTGGAGAAATTGGTTTGGGAATC TGTTACGATGTGCGGTTCCCTGAAATGAGTGCAGTTCTAAGAAATATCGGTGCTCAGATTCTTACATATCCATCAGCATTCACATTCGCTACTGGTGCCTTGCACTGGGAAGTGTTATTGAGAAGTCGTGCTATTGAAAATCAATGTTATGTTGTGGCTGCAGCACAAACTGGTTCCCATAACCATAAAAGAACATCTTGGGGTCATGCTATG gtagtAGATCCTTTGGGAACTATAATAGCACAATGTACTGAAGGCACTGGATTTGCTTTGTCAAATATTGATCTTAAGGCCTTAGAAAATGCACGTAAAACAATGCCAGTAATTACACATAAAAGGAATGATGTTTATCCAGAAATGTTACCAATCTTTAAAATCGATGAAGTAGAAAATAGTCTAGCAAAAATGGATGTTGAAAGTAATTCTTCTAAAACTAGTTATCAATTCGGGCAAGTTTTGATTTCACAAGCTTGTATATTTTACCAAACTAATTTTACTATGGCATTTGTTAATAAACGATGTGTTGTGCCAGGAC atgtGTTGATAGCACCTTTAAGGCCAGCACTTAGGTTAAGGGATCTGATGCCTGATGAACTAgcagatttatttttagtagtgcAAAAAGTGGAAGAAGTGATGGAACATGTTCATGGTGCTAGATCTACTACTGTTGCTGTTCAGGATGGACCAGATGCTGGCAGAACTATTAAT cATTTTCATGTACACATTCTTCCAAGAAAAAAAGGTGATTTTCTACAAAATGATCAGATTTATTACGAGCTTCAAGAGCATGATAAATCAGAGGATAAACCATGGCGAGATGAAGAAGATATGAACAGTGAAGCtgctatgttaaaaaaatattttgacaaaaatttactttacaatCATACAGATAAATGTTAG